The window CCCTTCGGCAACCGCCAAATCGGCGCAGGCGGTGAAAAACCATAGAGGCGCATCAGAGGTGTCCCGATTGCCGGCATCGTTTCCGCGGATCATGTTGGGCAGGGTGCCGTTGGCCTCGAACTGGGCGAACTGCAACAGGATCGCGCGACTCGTCTCCAGATGGCCGGCGGCGATCAGGCCGCGCACCACGATCAGGGTATCGCGCCCCCAATCGAGAAACCAGGGAAATCCAGCAATGACCGTATTGAATTCGCCCCGGAGCACCACGTACTGTTTCAGGGCGGCGGCCATGGCGCCTTCCAGTGGCATGTCGTCTCCCTCGATGGACCCATCCAGCGCGGCCGGCGGCTTGGCCTTGGGCGCCGACGGGGTTTCAACCCAGGCGGTCAACATGATCCGCTGCCCGCCCCTCAGCGGGCAGGAAAAGTAGCCCGGGCTGAACAAATCGGAATTCGGATCGAGTCCCCTGCCGGCCTCCAGGGATCGATGCACCATATAATACCACTCCGGTTCGATCTCAAAGCGTCCCTGGTCCTGCTGCATGACCAGGGCATGATGGGCGCCAGGGGCGAAACGAAACCCTTTCTTATGCGCCGTGAGGGCATTGGGCCACAGGGTTTCGGGCCCGGAAAAGGCCTTGGTGCATTCATGGAAGTTGCGATCTTCGATGTCAGGACGAATCACGAGCGTGACGGCCTGGTCATCGGCCAGTTCGGCCTCGCCCGAAATCCGATGGAGCCGCTCGAATTGCATAGCCACCATGTTGGCCCGATCGGGCAGCATGCGAGCCCGTACCTGCAAGACGATGTGTTCGCCCTGTCCGGCGATAATCTGATAGCGCCACCAGGCACCGCCCTCATAATCGAAACCGAAATGTTCGAGACAATCGGGTTTGATCTCCTGGGAATACCCTTGGTAGACCACCCACCCGCGGCAACGGGCCAGCAGGATGCGCCGATCTTCCGGAAAATCAGGATTCAGGTTGGCCGCCAGCAAGGCGTCGTAGCGGCTATCCAACCGGCGCCAGTCGGCGCGCACCCGCATCATGGCGCCTCTTCCATTGGTCCCTAACACCAGCAACGGGGTCTGATGACACTCGTTTCGGCTGAAAGCGGTGCGCACCCGGGCGTTGCGCCCATCGGCCAGATAGAGCAGCCTGGCGCGATGGTGCACGGGCCCATCGGGCTCGAAACTGACGATCTGCAGTTCACACGGCCGGTGGGCGACCGGTGTCGGCAATGGCGCAAAAAGCACAAAGGCGTGCCCGTCGCTGCCGGCCAGGCTATCCTCCTGAGCCAGGACGCGTTCGCCCTCCACGATCCGGGCGCGCATGGGGTGAGGCGCATGAACGAGCAACAGGAAGCCGGGCGGCACCATCACCTCGCGCCGAAGGTCTGTGGGAAGCTGCCAGCGCACCAGGCGAGGCATCTCCACCCGGGGATCGAGACCGCGGCAAAAAGCCTCTGGATCGGCCTGCAACCGCCGCGCGGCCGCATCGAGATCACCGCTCGCGACGGCTCTGAAAACCACCATCACTTCCAGCGCCTTAGCCCGCAGACACTGCAACAGGACGGCCGGCGGCGGCGTATAGGGATCTTCGGGAGCCGCAGACGCCCATCCATCCCGGCTGTCGGCCAGGCAGACGACCTGCCCGGCGGCCAGATCGATCTGCCCCAGCTCATCCTTGTGAACAATGGCGACGGGCTGTCCGCTGACCAGATCTATTACCGGCGGCTTTAAAAACGGGGCCCTGGCGGCATCCCAGCCGGCCGTCACCGGCCGGACGGCATCCAGGTTGGCCACGACGACCACACCACGGCCACTGGGCAGGTGATGCCGCGCCAGGGCGATGAAATTGCCCTCCCCCCGGTGGATGAGGGTCAACTGCACCCCGGGACCGAAAGCTGGATGGGTCTTGAGCAAACGACTCAAGTGAGCGATGACGTCGACCTGATTCTCGGAAGCGCCCCAATTCAGCGCACACGCCTCGTGGACATTGATCTTTTCGGTGGCCAGCCACTCGACCCCGTTGGCAAAGCCGAAGGCGCCGTTGGGCGCCAGCAGGGCGCACAGGGCCGTCCGCATGCGGGCATAGGTGGCCGAGGTGGCGGCCAGGCGATTGTTGTCGTGGGTTTCGGCAAAGTGAACGGTGATGCCGTCGGTGTCGCTGATCTCCAGGGCCTCGGGCAGATAGTGCTCGATCTGGCTCCGGTCGTAATTCTGAAACAGCTCCGAGTAGGCCCAGTTGAAATTGGCCCGGTCGAGCAGGTCGCGGGTGACCGATATTTTACCGCCCAACCCTTCGAGCAGAAACAGGGCGTCGGAGAACTGGTCGCGCACCTTGGCGATGATGTACTGCCAGGCCGGAAGGGGAATCATGTACCCGGCGTCGCAGCGGAAACCGTCCACCCCGCGCCGGCACCAGGTGAGAAAAACATCGGCCATGTAAGTCCACATATCCTGGTGACTGTAATCCAGGGAGGTCAAATCGGCCCAAACCACTCCCCAGGCCCCTGGGTTCTTGATTTCACCGTTCGCCTGACGCACCAGCCATTGGGGATGGGTTTCGTGCAGGCTGGCGGCCCAACCCGTGTGGTTGATGGCGATATCGAGGATCACCTTGCCGCGCCGGGCATGCACCGCATCGACCAGTTCGATGAATTGCTCGAGCGGTGTGGCGGCCGGGTCGAACACGGCCAGGGCCCGGTCCACGGCCGTAAAACTCAAGGCGGCGTAAGGGCTGCCATAGCGACCCATGCGGGCATAGGTGGTCGGGGGCGGATTGATGGGAAGCAGCTGCAGCAGGCGGCACCCCAGGCGCCCCATGATAAAATCGAGCTCGGCAATCACGTCGCGAAAGGTGCCGGACGGCGGGATGACCGTATAGTGGGCATTGTCCAGAACCCGCATGCACTCGGCGACGTCCGACATATCGCTGTACGGCCGGCCCTTGTTGGGGCCGAACTGACGCACGAAGGCATTGTAGATGATATTGCCGCATACCGTATCGGCCGGTTCCACATTGATGGCCGTATTGGATCCGGGCGGCCACAGGGGCTCATTCCGGTCCTCGGGCAGAAAGAGGCACTTGGCCTCGAAGTGTCCCACCTCGTTGAGCGGCAAACTCACCTCGTAGTGGCCCTCGCCTGTTTGAATCATGGGGATGTCGTACCAATCGCGCGCCTGGGGCGCCTCGTTGAATTCGATATTACGGATGATCTCCCGCCGGATGATACGCGCCTTGCCCAGGTTGGTCCGAACGTAAGCAGCGCCGGCCGGAGATGGGGCCACATGGAGATGGAGATGGATCATATCCCCGCGAAACCGGAGGATATGGCTGCCAGGCGCCGGCGTTTGATGGATTTGGACGTTCTTGTATGTTTTGGATGCCATGAACGCTCCGAGGTGGATTGAAAGACGCTATTGGGTCTGGGTTAACAGGGCGGATACATCATATATCGGCAAGATAATACAAACGGATGAGAACTCAACGGCTGAGTGGCGGCGCCGGACGGCTTCACCCCCCCGTCACCCCGAAAAAGCCGTAAATCAGCATATTGAGCCAGTGCCGCAACCCGTCGTAAGAATAATAGCGCCGGGCCACGGCATAGTTGTGTTCGACCATCTGTTTACGCCGCCCTTCGGATTCAAGCGTCTCGCGCACGTGGCGTACGTTCTTTTCGGTCAGGAATCCGTCCATGACGATCACATCAAACCCTCTGGGTTCTATATCGCGCACGAAAATGGCATAGCGATTGATCAGCAAGGGCTTTTTAAAATAGATCGCCTCGAGGAAGGCGTTTCCGAAGCCTTCGTACAAGCTGGGATAGGTAATGAAGTCGGCATGCGGATAGATATCCCAGAGCGAATAAGGGGCGTTGCCGCGGCGGCCATGACCATTGAACGGATCTCTCATCTGCGTGTTGACCAGGCGCAGGTCCACGCCGTGTTCCCGGGCAAAGACCTTGAGCCACTCGGCATATTCGAATCCCTCGTCTCCCGCTTCGTGGGAAATCACCAGTTTGTATCTGGGATCGCCGAGTCGCCGGACCAGTTCGATGGCGTGTTCGATGCCTTTGCGCTGGACGATGCGGGTCGGTTGGAGGATCATCTTATCTTCCGGCGTCAACCCCACCGACTGTTTGAATGCGGCGGCATGGTCTGGATCGATCGGGGTACTGTTTTCAAAATCTAACACATTGGGGATCACGGTCGATGAAATGCCGGTGCGCAGGGCCAGCTCCTCCTGGGCCGCGGAGTTGATCACCACGTGGGCGATGCTGTTGAGCTTGGGCGGAAACGACATGCGCAGAAAATCATCCACCGCATTGACGCTGAAACGGGTGCGCTCCCAGTAAAAATCGTGGTGGTGAGCGATGGTGGGAATCTGGCGCTCGGCGATCAATTCGGTCAGGGCGACGCCCAGGGGAATGTGCAAAGGAATGGTCAGGGCATTTTCAACGATCAGCATGTCGATGGCATACTGCTCGATGAATTCACCCAGAGCCACCTTGATCAGCGTCTTGACCGCATGAATGGTATCGGTGACATTGGATTTGCGGCTCTTGTGGCCGAAAACGCGGTCATTGATCCACTGATTCTTCTCGTGCCGGAAATAGGCTTCGGGCACCAGCATGGAGATTTCCGGGTCCCGATCCAGCTCCCCGGCCAACCAGAAACAGCGGTGACCGGCCTGTTCGAGCACCTGGGCCCACTTGCTGGCCTCCAGGGTCACCCCGTCGGTACCCGCGAAACGGGTGGAGACGAATCCGATGTTCTTGGTCATGTCAGCGCCGTGCATGTGCAACCCACCGCGTGAACATTGCACGCAAGGAGCGATCCTACCCACAGACGTTCAAGGTGCCTCGCAGAAAAGAGAGCAGGCGATCGCGAAGATCGGTCCGGTCCAGGGCATACGAGAGATTGGCCATCTGAAAACCCACCTTGGTGCCGCAATCGAAGCGTTCGCCTTCGTAGCGGTACCCGTAAATCGGCTGCGTCGCCAGCAGCCGCGCCATGGCGTCGGTGATCTGAATCTCGCCGCCGGCGCCGGTCTCCTTGCGCTCCAGGATATCGAAGATTTCCGGCGTCAGGATATACCGGCCGATAATGGCCAGATTGGACGGCGCCTCGGCCGGTGCCGGCTTTTCCACCAGCCCGCGAACCCGGGTAATACGATCTTTTGGTGGATCGGCGTCGAGAATGCCGTAACTGGCCGTGGCCGTCGGGTCGACCTCCTCCACGCAAACCAGGGAGGACTGCAGGCTTTCGAACCGCTCGATCATCTGTTTGAGAACCGGCTTTTCCGATTTCATCAGGTCGTCGGCCAGCAAGACGGCGAACGGTTCGTTGCCGACGATCTTGCGGGCACACCAGATGGCGTGCCCCAGCCCCAATGGCTCGTTTTGACGGGTATAGATAAAGGTTCCCGATTCGGGGACCAGCAGGGTGATCTCCTTGAGGAGGGCATCCTTGCTGCGCGCCATCAAGGTATGTTCCAGTTCGCAAAAATGGTCGAAATGGTCCTCGATGGCCTGCTTGCTGCGCCCGGTCACAAAGATAATTTCGCTGATGCCGGCGTTCAGTGCCTCTTCCACCGCATATTGGATCAGCGGTTTGTCTACGACCGGCAACATCTCCTTGGGCATCGCCTTGGTTGCCGGGAGAAACCGGGTGCCCAAACCTGCGACGGGGAAAACAGCCTTGCGTACCTGCATGGATCGCTCCTTTATGAACGGCGCCCCGCCGGTACGGCAGGGTCGCCCGAATAAGGGATCTTGGACTACTGGCCGCCTAAAGCACCGGCTCGATCCAGCCCAAGGTGTCCTTAGCCCGGCCGTATTGGATGTCTGAAATGATATCGAACAGGCGTTGGGCGACGGGACCGACCTTTCCACCGCCGATGGTGATCACACGATCTTCATACTTGAGCTCGCCCACCGGAGAGACCACGGCCGCCGTGCCCGAACCGAAAATTTCAGAAAGACGCCCGGCCGTGTGGGCCTCGAATACTTCATCGATGCTGATCCTGCGTTCGCTTACCGGCATCCCCCAGGACTTGGCCAGCGCCAGGACCGAATCGCGGGTAACACCCGGCAAGATGCTGCCGTTGAGCATGGGCGTGACCAACTCGCCGTCGATAACGAACAGGATGTTCATCGATCCCACCTCTTCTACATACTTTTGCTCCACGCCGTCCAACCACAACACCTGCGTATAGCCGGCCTCATGGGCCTTTTCGCCGGCCAGCAGGCTGGCGGCATAGTTGGCCATGGTCTTGGTGTCGCCGATGCCGCCGCGTACCGCACGCACATGCTCACGGGTTACCATAATCTTGACCGGATTGAACCCTTCCGGATAGTAGGCGCCCACCGGCGACAGGATGATATAGAAGCGATAGGTATGCGATGCACGCACGCCGAGATAAGGATCGGTGGCGATCACCGTGGGACGGATATAAAGAGAGGTCCCCGGCGCAGACGGCACCCACGCCTGCTCGACGCGCAGCAGCTCCTTGAGCGCCTCGAGGGCAAAGGCTTCGTCGATCTTCGGGATGCAAAGTTTGCCGGCCGAATAGTTCATCCTCTTGAGGTTGGCCTGGGGCCGGAACATCTGGATATGGCCGTCGGCGGTGCGATACGCCTTGAGTCCTTCGAAAATGCCCTGGCCGTAATGAAAAATCATGGTGGCCGGGTCCAGTACGAAAGGCGCATAAGGTTCGATGCGCGCGTTGTGCCAACCCTTATCCGGCGCATAATCCATATTGAACATGTGGTCGGTGAAAAGCGTGCCAAAACCAAGTTTGTTTTCGTCCGGCTTTGACTTCAACTGATCTCTGCGGGTAACGGTTAACTGCATGGACATCTCCTCAAACAATGGAATGGGTACATCGATCGCCGGCTGCAACGGTGCGGACTGGCCGAATTGAAAAACAATAACACCACACCCCATCAACATGCAAGCCTGCAAGCATGCTTTAAGGGATTCTAACTGAATACTATTCATTAAACCCGGCCCGGGTGGACCAGGTGGCCGATGCCACACGCCAAGCGGTCAAGAGCCAGTAAAAATGCACGGCGGGCGGTCCAGAAACTCCCCCGGCCTGCGCCGTGGTCAAACAGTCTGGGCCGCTTGTCCGCCGTTTGCATTTAACTGGCTCTATGACCGCAGGCTCACGTTGCCCTGGCCACCTGCCCCACCCGGGCCTGCCATAACCGTTGCCACGCGAATCTTTTTATCAAACAACTGCTGGGATGCACGCCCTTCAGGGTGAATCACATTCAGTGAGAACGGCTGCCTGCAACCATGCTTTTGGCGGCTATCCGGACAAACCTGAACAATGCCGGCAATTGTCACCGGGCGAGATTCCATCACTTGATGGGACTTGGCCGCTGTCGGCCGTAGGCCATGGTGATTGTTGACACACCTTAAGGATGTTGTTATGGGAATTTGCTTGGCACAAAATGGCGGATTGTTCACACTCGATCGATAGATATCCATTCCGTACCTGTATCTCTGGGATAGAAAGGGTGCCTGCCTACAAATAGGCGAATCGGCCGTTTGTCGATGGGCACAAAAGAGGAAATCGCATGAAAGAAGTGGTTATTGTCAGCGGCGTCCGAACGCCGGTGGGACGTTACATGGGGGCCCTTAAAACTATCGAAGCATACGACCTGGCCGCCCTGGTGATGAATGCCGCGGTGGAAAGGGCCGGGGTCGACCCGGCCGATGTGGACGAAGTGATCTTCGGTCAGGCTTATCAAAACGGTGAATATGTCAACATCGCACGGATGGGACTGCTGACGGCCGGATGGCCGGACACCATCACCGGCGTCACCCTCGACCGCCGCTGCTGCACCGGCCTGGACGTGGTGCGTTTCGCCGCCTCCCTGATCCAGTCCGGAGACGCCGAAATCGTGGTGGCCGGCGGCGTGGAAAGCATGAGCAACGCCGAGTTCTATCTGCCCGGCAACATCAAATGGGGCGTGGGCGGCACCGGTGGCATGCCCCGCGGACACGGCGACCTCAGCATCTGGGGCCTGCGCTTCTACGACCGCATCCAGCGCGCACGGGTCATGTCCCAACCCGAATACCGCTTTGGGGTTCTGCCCTCGATGATGGCCTGGGCCGAAACCGCTGCCGAAGTCGAGCAGATCTCCCGGGAAGCCTGCGATCAGTGGGCTTTGGAAAGCCACCAGAAAGCCTGCGCTGCCATCGCCGCCGGCAAATTCAGCGAAGAAATCATCCCGGTGCCGGTACCCCAGCGCAAGGGTGACCCGATCCTCGTGACCCAGGACGAAAACCCTCGCAGCGACACCACCCTGGCCCAGTTGGCCAAGCTGAAGCCCGTGCTCGGCGGCGTCTGCACGGCCGGCAACTCCTCAACTGAAAACGACGGCGCCGCCGCCGTGGTGGTGACCAGCCGGGAAAAGGCCGAAGCTTTGGGCATCGAACCCATGGCCACCTTCAAGGCTTGCGTGGTGGCCGGCGACGACCCGCGCCACGCTTATCGAACGGTGGCCGTGGCCGCAGACAAGGTCCTGAGAAAGACCGGCGCCACCATCGAACAGATGGAACTGATCGAAATCCAGGAGGCCTTTGCCGCCCAAGTATTGGCCGACCTGAAAGAGATGGGCGTGGGCCCGGATGATTACGGCAAGGTCAATGTCAACGGCTCGGGCATCTCCCTGGGTCATCCCATCGCCGCCACCGGCACCCGCGTGCTGGTCTCCTTGCTGCACGAAATGCGGCGGCGCGGCACCCGCATGGCCATGGAGTGCATCTGTGGCGGTGGCGGCCTGGGCATTGCCGGCATTCTGGAACGGAAATAGTCCGGCATTGCCGGCATCAGCACCACTCAGCGATACGGTTTCGAATAAAAAACTTAAAGGGAGTCAACCATGGATTTCAAACTTTCCAAAGAACATGAAATGTTGCGCAAGGCCGTACAGGATTTCGCCAAGAAGAAAATCGCCCCCTTCGTGGACGAATGGGATGCCAAACATTACCTGCCCATCGAAGAGGTGATTCGTCCCATGGGCGATCTGGGATTTTTCGGCGCCGTCATCGGCGAAGAGTATGGCGGAGAAAACATGGGGTGGCTGGCCGCCTCGATCATCACCGAAGAGATCGCCCGGGTTTCCAGCTCGCTGCGCGTGCAGTACAACCTGTCGGCTTTGGGCTGCGCATTTCCCATCTATAAATACGGTACCGAAGCCGCCAAACAAAAGTATGTGCGCAAGCTGTGCGAAGGCAATTACCTCGGCGGCTTTGCCATCACCGAACCCAATGCCGGCTCGGACATCATGTCCATCGAGACCGAGGCCGAGGAAAAAGAGGACTGTTTCATCCTCAACGGCTCCAAGACCTGGATATCCAATGCCAACCAGGCCGACGTGGTGATCTGCTACGCCTTCACCGACAAGGCCAAAAAAGGCAAAGGGCTCTCGGCCTTCATCGTCGAGCTGCGCAACTTCAACGGCATCAAAACCACCGACCTGGACAAGATGGGCTCCTACTCCTCGCCCACCGGCGAGATCTTCTTCGACGGCACCCGCGTGCCCAAGGAGAACCTGTTGGGCAATGTCGGCGACGGTGCCAAAATCGTCTTCGGTTCCCTGAACAACACCCGCCTGTCGGCGGCCGCCGGCGCGGTGGGCTGTGCCCAGGCCTGCCTGGACATCGCTACCAAGTACTGCAACCAGCGTGTGCAGTTCGGCCAGCAGATCGGCAAGTTCCAGATGAACCAGGACCTGATCGCCCAGATGGTCTGCGACGTGGAAGCGGCCCGCCTGCTGGTCTACAGGGCCTCCCTGCAGAAGGACGCCGGCCAGCTGGGCAACGGCATGGAAGTGGCCCAGGCCAAATACTTCGCCGGCGAAACCGCCATGAAGTGCGCCAACTACGCCCTGCGCATCCTCGGCGCCTACGGCTACTCCACCGAGTATCCCATCGCCCGGTTCTACCGGGACATCCCCACCTACGTCATGGTGGAAGGCTCTGCCAATATCTGCAAGACCATCATCGCCCAGGATCAGCTCGGCTACCGCAAAGCCAACCGGTAACCGACCTGCCACCGGAACGGTCTGTTCGATCTGCGATCCGGAACGCAACAATCCAAAGGCCATCGCCCGATATCGAGCGATGGCCTTCTTGCATTCAGACGATCAGCCGACGGCTCTATTCATCCAGGACCGCACGCACCTTGGCCGCCAGATCCTTGATCTGGTATGGCTTGCCGATGAACCCCCTGGCCCCTGAAACCAACGCCTCGCGGGCATGGCCGTTTTGCGTGTAGCCGCTGGATATGAGCACCCTTGTCGAGGGATCACGAGACAACAGCTCCTGCAAGCTCTTGGTTCCGCCCATGCCGGGCATGTTCAAGTCGAGGAGGATCAATTGGATTTCTCCCTTTTTCCGGTCAAAAATTTCCAGGGCCTGTTCCCCATTCTCCGCCAGGAGCACTCGATACCCGAAGGATTTCAAAATCTCCCGGGTCAAATCCCGTATTTCCGGCTCATCGTCCACCACGAGAACGGTCTCGTTCCCGCCCCGGGGCATGTCCAGGGCAAGAGGGGATTCAGGCAAAAGTTCTTCCTGGTCCAATGCCGGCCAATAGATTTTAAAAGTCGTACCCTGTCCGGGTTCGCTGTAGCATTGGATGTGTCCACCATGGGATTTGACGATGCCGTAAGTCGAGGCCAGACCCAAGCCGGTGCCCTTGCCCACCTCCTTGGTGGTGAAAAACGGGTCGAAGACGTGGGCCAAAGTTTCCCTGGTCATGCCGCATCCAGTATCCGTCACCGTTAAAAGCACGTAAGGGCCAGGCGAGGCTTCCATGCCCATTCCCGTGGCAAGACCGACGTCCAGCAGGATGTTCTTGGTCTCCACCACGAGTTTTCCGCCATGGGGCATAGCGTCCACGGCATTGGCGCCCAGGTTGAGCAAAAC is drawn from Desulfatitalea tepidiphila and contains these coding sequences:
- a CDS encoding amylo-alpha-1,6-glucosidase, which produces MASKTYKNVQIHQTPAPGSHILRFRGDMIHLHLHVAPSPAGAAYVRTNLGKARIIRREIIRNIEFNEAPQARDWYDIPMIQTGEGHYEVSLPLNEVGHFEAKCLFLPEDRNEPLWPPGSNTAINVEPADTVCGNIIYNAFVRQFGPNKGRPYSDMSDVAECMRVLDNAHYTVIPPSGTFRDVIAELDFIMGRLGCRLLQLLPINPPPTTYARMGRYGSPYAALSFTAVDRALAVFDPAATPLEQFIELVDAVHARRGKVILDIAINHTGWAASLHETHPQWLVRQANGEIKNPGAWGVVWADLTSLDYSHQDMWTYMADVFLTWCRRGVDGFRCDAGYMIPLPAWQYIIAKVRDQFSDALFLLEGLGGKISVTRDLLDRANFNWAYSELFQNYDRSQIEHYLPEALEISDTDGITVHFAETHDNNRLAATSATYARMRTALCALLAPNGAFGFANGVEWLATEKINVHEACALNWGASENQVDVIAHLSRLLKTHPAFGPGVQLTLIHRGEGNFIALARHHLPSGRGVVVVANLDAVRPVTAGWDAARAPFLKPPVIDLVSGQPVAIVHKDELGQIDLAAGQVVCLADSRDGWASAAPEDPYTPPPAVLLQCLRAKALEVMVVFRAVASGDLDAAARRLQADPEAFCRGLDPRVEMPRLVRWQLPTDLRREVMVPPGFLLLVHAPHPMRARIVEGERVLAQEDSLAGSDGHAFVLFAPLPTPVAHRPCELQIVSFEPDGPVHHRARLLYLADGRNARVRTAFSRNECHQTPLLVLGTNGRGAMMRVRADWRRLDSRYDALLAANLNPDFPEDRRILLARCRGWVVYQGYSQEIKPDCLEHFGFDYEGGAWWRYQIIAGQGEHIVLQVRARMLPDRANMVAMQFERLHRISGEAELADDQAVTLVIRPDIEDRNFHECTKAFSGPETLWPNALTAHKKGFRFAPGAHHALVMQQDQGRFEIEPEWYYMVHRSLEAGRGLDPNSDLFSPGYFSCPLRGGQRIMLTAWVETPSAPKAKPPAALDGSIEGDDMPLEGAMAAALKQYVVLRGEFNTVIAGFPWFLDWGRDTLIVVRGLIAAGHLETSRAILLQFAQFEANGTLPNMIRGNDAGNRDTSDAPLWFFTACADLAVAEGRDDFLDQHCERRSIRQILVDMAGALMAGTPNGIRMDPGSGLLFSPAHFTWMDTNYPAGTPREGYPIEIQALWYAALVFLSDIDPAAGSAWKDLAQRVRNSIQTRYWLPDAGHLSDCLHGSPGTPADQARPDDALRPNQLLAITLGAVEDPEMVRRMLDACQRLLVPGAIRSLADQPVKAPLVIQREGQLLNDPMAPYWGQYQGDEDTRRKPAYHNGTAWTWPFPLFCEAWVQRYGRSAAPAALAWLSSSLQLINSHCVGHVPEIVDGDIPHTQRGCDAQAWGVSELLRVWRKVRAV
- a CDS encoding glycosyltransferase family 4 protein; protein product: MHGADMTKNIGFVSTRFAGTDGVTLEASKWAQVLEQAGHRCFWLAGELDRDPEISMLVPEAYFRHEKNQWINDRVFGHKSRKSNVTDTIHAVKTLIKVALGEFIEQYAIDMLIVENALTIPLHIPLGVALTELIAERQIPTIAHHHDFYWERTRFSVNAVDDFLRMSFPPKLNSIAHVVINSAAQEELALRTGISSTVIPNVLDFENSTPIDPDHAAAFKQSVGLTPEDKMILQPTRIVQRKGIEHAIELVRRLGDPRYKLVISHEAGDEGFEYAEWLKVFAREHGVDLRLVNTQMRDPFNGHGRRGNAPYSLWDIYPHADFITYPSLYEGFGNAFLEAIYFKKPLLINRYAIFVRDIEPRGFDVIVMDGFLTEKNVRHVRETLESEGRRKQMVEHNYAVARRYYSYDGLRHWLNMLIYGFFGVTGG
- the galU gene encoding UTP--glucose-1-phosphate uridylyltransferase GalU, translated to MQVRKAVFPVAGLGTRFLPATKAMPKEMLPVVDKPLIQYAVEEALNAGISEIIFVTGRSKQAIEDHFDHFCELEHTLMARSKDALLKEITLLVPESGTFIYTRQNEPLGLGHAIWCARKIVGNEPFAVLLADDLMKSEKPVLKQMIERFESLQSSLVCVEEVDPTATASYGILDADPPKDRITRVRGLVEKPAPAEAPSNLAIIGRYILTPEIFDILERKETGAGGEIQITDAMARLLATQPIYGYRYEGERFDCGTKVGFQMANLSYALDRTDLRDRLLSFLRGTLNVCG
- a CDS encoding branched-chain amino acid aminotransferase is translated as MQLTVTRRDQLKSKPDENKLGFGTLFTDHMFNMDYAPDKGWHNARIEPYAPFVLDPATMIFHYGQGIFEGLKAYRTADGHIQMFRPQANLKRMNYSAGKLCIPKIDEAFALEALKELLRVEQAWVPSAPGTSLYIRPTVIATDPYLGVRASHTYRFYIILSPVGAYYPEGFNPVKIMVTREHVRAVRGGIGDTKTMANYAASLLAGEKAHEAGYTQVLWLDGVEQKYVEEVGSMNILFVIDGELVTPMLNGSILPGVTRDSVLALAKSWGMPVSERRISIDEVFEAHTAGRLSEIFGSGTAAVVSPVGELKYEDRVITIGGGKVGPVAQRLFDIISDIQYGRAKDTLGWIEPVL
- a CDS encoding thiolase family protein — protein: MKEVVIVSGVRTPVGRYMGALKTIEAYDLAALVMNAAVERAGVDPADVDEVIFGQAYQNGEYVNIARMGLLTAGWPDTITGVTLDRRCCTGLDVVRFAASLIQSGDAEIVVAGGVESMSNAEFYLPGNIKWGVGGTGGMPRGHGDLSIWGLRFYDRIQRARVMSQPEYRFGVLPSMMAWAETAAEVEQISREACDQWALESHQKACAAIAAGKFSEEIIPVPVPQRKGDPILVTQDENPRSDTTLAQLAKLKPVLGGVCTAGNSSTENDGAAAVVVTSREKAEALGIEPMATFKACVVAGDDPRHAYRTVAVAADKVLRKTGATIEQMELIEIQEAFAAQVLADLKEMGVGPDDYGKVNVNGSGISLGHPIAATGTRVLVSLLHEMRRRGTRMAMECICGGGGLGIAGILERK
- the acd gene encoding glutaryl-CoA dehydrogenase Acd, producing the protein MDFKLSKEHEMLRKAVQDFAKKKIAPFVDEWDAKHYLPIEEVIRPMGDLGFFGAVIGEEYGGENMGWLAASIITEEIARVSSSLRVQYNLSALGCAFPIYKYGTEAAKQKYVRKLCEGNYLGGFAITEPNAGSDIMSIETEAEEKEDCFILNGSKTWISNANQADVVICYAFTDKAKKGKGLSAFIVELRNFNGIKTTDLDKMGSYSSPTGEIFFDGTRVPKENLLGNVGDGAKIVFGSLNNTRLSAAAGAVGCAQACLDIATKYCNQRVQFGQQIGKFQMNQDLIAQMVCDVEAARLLVYRASLQKDAGQLGNGMEVAQAKYFAGETAMKCANYALRILGAYGYSTEYPIARFYRDIPTYVMVEGSANICKTIIAQDQLGYRKANR